In bacterium, one DNA window encodes the following:
- the guaA gene encoding glutamine-hydrolyzing GMP synthase, with translation MNHKRPQPEVAVLDFGSQYTQLIARRLREVGVFSEIYPYHRYRELLGRDEIRGVVLSGGPSSVTEDGAPDIGGELFAEGKPLLGICYGMQLMCRTLGGKIEASANREYGPATIERGARSRLFADTPDRQGVWMSHGDRVGALPAGFTALASSGSIPFAAAGDEGRGFYCVQFHPEVVHTEHGLQILRNFCRDICAIDTAWSADTFAETAVAEIRERVGDRRVLCGVSGGVDSTVAATLIDQAIGDRLHTVFVDNGLLRLGEASEVERTLNAFLHRPVLRIDARNAFLNGLRGVIEPELKRRIIGNTFIEVFRSATADLGPFAFLAQGTLYPDRIESVSVNGPSHVIKTHHNVGGLPEELGFELIEPLGELFKDEVRRVGRSLGIPDALLMRHPFPGPGLGVRILGEVTRDGVRLLQQADHIFIQELRASGEYERIWQAGAVLLPIRTVGVMGDQRTYEAVVALRAVTSRDGMTADWARIPDAVLARVSNRIINEVPGINRVVYDISSKPPSTIEWE, from the coding sequence ATGAACCATAAGCGGCCCCAGCCAGAGGTGGCGGTCCTCGATTTCGGCTCCCAGTACACCCAGCTCATCGCGCGACGCCTGCGCGAGGTCGGCGTGTTCTCCGAGATATACCCGTACCACCGCTACCGGGAGCTGCTCGGACGCGACGAGATCAGAGGCGTCGTTCTCTCGGGTGGTCCCTCCTCGGTCACCGAGGACGGCGCGCCCGACATAGGTGGCGAGCTCTTCGCGGAGGGCAAGCCGCTGCTCGGCATCTGCTACGGCATGCAGCTCATGTGCCGCACGCTCGGCGGCAAGATCGAGGCCTCGGCGAACCGGGAGTACGGACCCGCGACCATCGAGCGCGGAGCCCGCAGCCGCCTCTTCGCCGACACGCCCGACCGACAGGGCGTCTGGATGAGCCACGGCGACCGTGTCGGCGCCTTGCCCGCTGGTTTCACGGCACTCGCCAGCTCCGGCTCGATACCTTTCGCCGCCGCCGGCGACGAAGGCCGCGGCTTCTATTGCGTGCAGTTCCACCCCGAGGTGGTCCACACCGAACACGGCCTGCAGATCCTGCGCAACTTCTGTCGCGACATCTGCGCCATCGACACCGCATGGTCGGCCGACACCTTCGCGGAGACCGCGGTGGCGGAGATCCGCGAGCGCGTCGGCGACCGCAGGGTCCTGTGCGGCGTCTCGGGCGGCGTCGATTCCACCGTCGCCGCCACCCTGATCGACCAGGCGATCGGAGATCGTCTGCACACCGTTTTCGTGGACAACGGCCTGCTCAGGCTCGGCGAGGCCAGCGAGGTCGAGCGCACGCTCAACGCCTTCCTGCACCGCCCGGTCCTGCGCATCGACGCCCGCAACGCCTTCCTGAACGGGTTGCGCGGCGTGATCGAGCCCGAACTCAAGCGCAGGATCATCGGCAACACCTTCATCGAGGTCTTCAGGTCCGCGACCGCGGACCTCGGCCCCTTCGCGTTCCTGGCCCAGGGGACCCTCTACCCGGACCGCATCGAGTCCGTCTCCGTGAACGGACCCTCCCACGTCATCAAGACCCACCACAACGTGGGCGGCCTGCCGGAGGAGCTGGGCTTCGAACTCATCGAGCCCCTCGGCGAGCTCTTCAAGGACGAAGTCCGGCGCGTCGGGCGCAGCCTGGGCATTCCCGACGCCCTGCTGATGCGCCATCCCTTCCCCGGCCCGGGGCTTGGCGTGCGGATCCTGGGGGAGGTTACCCGCGACGGGGTTAGACTCCTGCAGCAGGCCGACCATATATTCATCCAGGAGCTGCGCGCGAGCGGCGAGTACGAGCGGATCTGGCAGGCGGGCGCCGTGCTGCTGCCCATCCGGACCGTCGGGGTCATGGGCGACCAGCGCACCTACGAGGCGGTGGTGGCCCTGCGCGCCGTCACCAGCCGGGACGGCATGACGGCGGACTGGGCCCGCATTCCGGACGCGGTGCTGGCGCGCGTGAGCAACCGCATCATCAACGAGGTGCCCGGCATCAACCGCGTGGTCTACGACATCAGCAGCAAGCCGCCCAGCACCATCGAATGGGAGTGA